The nucleotide sequence CGTACAGTTCAACGTGAAGGCGTTGAAGTGCTAGGTTGGACACCTGCTGATGCCAACGGCATGAAAGCACCGAAAGACATTGGTAACCCAATTTTTATTCAAGACCGTGAACGTGAAACTATTTTTGCATCGATTCAATATGCGCCAAGTGACAACCTTGATTTTACGCTAAATATTCTTGATTCATCGATGGATGCCAATAACGCAAATGTGAATTTATTAATCCGTCCACAGAACAACTTAGATACGTTAGTAAATACCAAGTCAAACGGTAACAATATTTACGCTGGTGAAGTAACAGCTGCAGGCTCTTACGAGTGGGATTTCATTAACCGTGAATCTAGCACTGAAACATCGTCATATGACTTAGAAATGAACTACAGTGGTGACGGATACAGCATCCATGCACAGGTCGGTACAACTGAAGCTGAAGGTGGCACATATAACGAAGCCTCATGGTCTTTTGTTCCTAACGTTGATGATGCAAATAAAACCTATGCATTTGATTTATCAGGCACGCCTTCAATCGATATCGGTGTTGATCCTTTAGACGGTTCACAATGGGGACAAAACTGGACTTGGGGTGGTAACAAACCAACGACTGACGAAGAAACATACGCACAGTTAGATTTAACATTTGATGTTGATTACGGTGCTTTTTATGAAATTAAAACAGGTATTAAATATCGCGATCATGATAGAAGTCAAGGTCGTCAAGCCTATAGTTGGCATGGTCCTGAAACGCTTCCTGAAGGCGTTGAGGGAAATTATATGGAATGGATCTTTGAACAATGTCCTACACTTGCAGATTGTGGGCAATCAACTGGTAGTCATAAGGTAGCTGACGATGTTGTTAACGGCAACGTTGTAGAGCAATTAAAAGGTTCTCGTTCGCAATTTATGACTCTTGCATTTGATGGCTACGGTGACGTTCCAGCAGATTATGCCGTAAGTAATGTATTAAGTGAAATTTGGGATATCAATGAATCCATTTTAGCTCTTTATGCTCAGGGTAACTTCTCTGGTGACGGATTCCGCGGTAACTTAGGTATCCGTGTTGTTCAAACAGAACAAGAATCGTCTAGTTATAATTTCAGCCAAGACTCTTGGGGATTCCATACCGTTGATAGAGAATGGTTAACACCAACATATATGGAATGGGTTACAGAAGATCGCGACTACACTGAAATTTTACCAAGCTTTAATATCGCATTCGATGTTACCGAAGATCAAATCGTTCGATTTGGCGCTGCACGAGTTATGGCTCGCCCTAACTTCTCAGACTTAGCCCCAATTGAAACAACGGGTGCACTTAATGTTGAGTTTCCTACAGGCACAGCAGGTAACCCTAACTTAGATCCACAAATTGCCGATCAATTTGATATGGCTTGGGAATGGTACTTTGATGAATCTGCATTATTGTCAGTAACTTATTTCTACAAAGACATTCAAAGTTACCGTACCAGCGGCACAACAGTTAAACCTTTCTATGATCAAGAAAATGACCAATTGGTTGATGTAACACTTACTCGACCGGATAACGGTTTAGGTGGTTCGACTGACGGTATCGAATTAGGTTACCAACAAGCATTCGGTAATTTCGGTTTATCAGCTAACTATACTTATACGAATGCTGATACAGACCAAACTCGTGATGAAATGGTTGCTGGTTCTGGCTTGGTTGAAGGTGCTTCTGAGCATATGTATAACGTAACAGCATACTATGAGAACGATACATTTGGTGCTCGTTTAATGTATAACTTCAGAACTGAATGGTACAAAGGTCTGCACTTTTCGGGTGATGAAGTATGGAATGATGAATATGGTCAGTTAGATTTCAGCTCTTCATATAAACTAACTGAGAACGTAAGTTTAAGTTTTGAAGCGGTAAATATTAGCGACGAAGAAGTGATTGAGTATAATACTGATCCAGCGCGATTAATGTCAGTTTATCAAAACGGCCGACGTTTTGTTGCTGGTGTAAACTTAACGTTCTAATTTGGACTAAAAGTAGTAAAAAGGGGAGTTTTTCTCCCCTTTTTTTATCTAAATTGTAAATATCACTTGTATTGGTTTAATCCCTCGGTTTAGTCTTACGTTCACATTTAAAAAAAGGTCTACATTTTGGGAGTAGTAAAATGAGCCAACAAAACATTCAGCCATTGAATAAAAATATTCACGGCAAAATCAAAATTAAACAACAAAGCAACTTTGCACATATTAAAGGTCAGCATTTAGCTCCGGTAGTAGTACACGAGTTTTCAAGAGCCGGATCAGAATTTCCTGTATGTTTTGTTAAAAACTCAGATTCAGGTAGTTTTCAACCAGTAGCACTATTTGGTGTGAAGCCTGGTGAAAACGCATATACCGAGACTGAACGTTGGGAAGGTACTTACGTTCCTGCTGTAGTAACTCACTTTCCATTAGCATTAGTGGCTGATGGCAAAGAAGAAGATAAGTTTATGGTGGTAATTGCCACTGAAAACGAAGTAGTAAATGAAGAAGACGGTGCCGCACTGTTTGATGATAACGGTGATGAAACAGAGTTTTTAGCTAGACGCAAAGAAGCGCTAGGTAAGTACTTAGAGCACACACATATGACTAAAATGTTCACTGAAGTTTTAGTAGAAAAAGATTTATTGGTTCAGCAAAATTTGGAAATTACCGTTAAAGAAGAAAAAATCCAAATTAATGGTTTATACCTTGTTGATGAAAAGAAGCTTAATGAACTTTCTGATGAAGATTATTTAGATCTTCGCAAGCGTGGTTTAATTGGTCCAATTTATGCCCACTTAAACTCAATGCATCAAATCAATCGTTTAGTAACGAAGAAAGCAGCATTAAGCTAAATTGAATAGCGGTGGCGATTAAAGCGCTGCCGCTCTTTATGAGGCTTTATGAAAAATCACATTGTAAAATCCATCACAATCGTTGATGGTAGTTCATCCAGATGGGTAAGTGCGTTATATCTAATCAAGCTATATAGCCACGCCAGCATACAAATCCAAACCTCAGTCATCGAAAGTAAATACATCATTGACCGTATCAAACATAAGTTAAATGAAACTGTTAAAGCAGTAGCATTCTTTAATCAACTTGATCAACACAGTAAATCACTTGTTACTCAATTGCCAGAGCATAGAGCTCTAATTGAAAAAGTGAAAAAGTATGGCCTGAGTAAAGTATAACAAGTTCTAATTAGCTCTGTTCAAACTTAAGTGGATTACGCCGGGTTAAACCATATTGGCAAGCAATAGAGCTAAGCACAGATATCAACAGAATAAACAAATTTTAAATAGTAAATAGGTATTGAAAACGTGAAAAAATCATTTGCTTTAACCTTAGCTACATCGCTTATTATTAGTGCTTGTTTCGACAACAAAACGCCTCAACCGGGCACTAGTATAGATAGTCAACAAAGCATTATTAGCCAAGAGAGTTTAAACCAGTTTGCCGATTCGGTGGATGTGAAGTATCAACTGGTTACTAATATTCCAACCGAGCAATGCGATGAAAATCGAGGTGATGGGAATTGTTTTGTAGTAGAGATGAGCTTTACTGCAAAACAAGATTTTTACGGTAAAGGTTGGGCGATTTATTTTTCGCAAATCAACCCTGTACAAAGTGTTGATAGTGACATATTTACCATTGAACATGTTAACGGCGACCTACACAAAATTACCGCAACAGATAAATTTACTGGCTTTAAAGCGGGCCAGAAATACAGCATGCAATATCGAGTTGATTTTTGGTCGCTAAGTGAAACTGATGCACTGCCAAACTATATTGTCCATGCGCCAGAACTTGATGCTCAGGTAATTAAAAGCACGCAAACTGTAATCAACCCTGAAACCGGTCTAGAAAAATATCCATTCGTTGAAAACTATACCAGTGTTGAAAAGCAATTTAATCGCACAGCAACAGAGCAAACTAAGTGGGCAACTGCAGAACTTCTCTTTGAACGTAATGCTGCTAAGGAAATGGCCACTAAAAATATTAAGGAACAACTAATTCCAACACCTAAATCTATCAAAGTGAGCTCTGGTACGATTGATTTAAGTAAAGGTATTAGTATTGAATTTAATGCGGACAAAGCGCCGTTGAACAGTGCATTACAACGATTAGAAACATTAGGTATAAAGCAATCGAAAAATGGCGTAAATGTGTCGTTAGCGATTGAAAAATCAAACAACGTGCTGGGCAGCTACCAGCTAGTATCTGGTGATACTGGCATCGCTATTAGCGCCAACGATATTAGTGGCTTGTACTACGGCTTGCAATCTATTGCCGCGTTAGTTGCAGTCGATGATCTTTCGATTCCTTTTGTCCATATTGACGATGAACCACATTATCAATTTCGTGGCATGATGGTTGATGTTGCTCGTAACTTCCATTCAAAACAATTTGTCCTCGATTTACTCGATCAAATGGCCGCCTATAAACTGAATAAATTACATTTACACTTAGGTGATGATGAAGGTTGGAGACTTGAAATTGATGGCTTGCCAGAGCTAACCGATATCAGCTCAAAACGTTGTTTCGATTTATCAGAGCAGACTTGTTTATTACCGCAACTCGGTGCAGGTGTTGATAGCAGCAGTAGCGTAAACGGTTATTACTCAAAACAAGACTATATCGACATTCTTAAATATGCATCCGAGCGACATATTCAAGTGATCCCATCACTTGATATGCCAGGCCATTCGCGCTCATCTATTGTGGCGATGAAAGCGAGATACAAGCGCTTGATGGCAGCGGGTGACGAACAGGGCGCTAAACAATACCTTTTGCACGACGAAAACGACACGACTGTATATTCGTCGGTGCAGTACTACAATGACAACACCATCAATGGTTGTATGGAATCATCGTATGATTTTATTGGCAAAGTTATGGATGAAGTAAAATCGCTGCACGAGCAGGCAGGTCAACCGCTGAGCCGTTATCACATTGGTGCTGATGAAACAGCAGGCGCTTGGGTTGAATCGCCAATCTGTAAAGCCTTTATCGCTAACAATGACGCCGGTGTAACTAAGCCGGAGCAGGTTGGCAGTTACTTTATTGAGCGCGTGGCGAAAATTTTAACGGAACGTGGCATTGAAACCGCTGGTTGGAATGATGGCATGATGCATACGAATCCAGAAAATATGCCAGACGTTGTGCAAGCAAACTCTTGGGGATTAACTTATTGGCAAGGACATCAAGCAGCACATAAATTAGCTAACCAAAACTGGGAAATCGTAGTATCGAGTCCGGATGCAACGTATTTTGATTTTCCATATGAAGCCGACCCTAAAGAGCATGGGTATTACTGGGCATCGCGTCACTCTAATACCGAAAAACTATTTCAATTTATGCCTGATAACTTGCCGGTGCACGCTGAATTTTGGCTAGATAGAGAAGACAAACCGTATCAAACGGATGACAGCTTAGTGATCGGCGATAAAGGCGAAATATCTTCTGCACCGATGAAAGTAGGGAAGAAGTTCGTGGGCATTCAAGGACAACTATGGAGTGAAAATACTCGCAATGACGATTTAGCAGAATACAAAATATTTCCTAGATTATTTGCTTTGGCAGAAAGAGCATGGCACTTACCGAACTGGTCGGTTCCATACCCTTATAAAGGTAAGAAATATAGCCAAGAAACGAGTAACTTTACTGACGAAAAACGTCAGCAACGTGATCAAAATTGGGCAGAGTTTGCCAATGTAATCACCAATAAAGAGCTGAACAAACTAGATCGTGCCAACATTTTCTATCGAATTCCTACAGTAGGCGGGAAGATAATTGACGGTAAATTGTACATTAACTCGACGTTGCCAGGCTTAGCCTTGGAATACAAAACAGCGGAAAGTAAATGGACATCATGGACTCAACCAGTAACTGTTACTACAGATGTGTTAGTCCGTGCAAGAAGTAAAGATTTAACAAGGGCTGGCCGTGAACTGGAAGTTAAATTTGTAGCAATTAAATAGATTTAGCTAACGAAAAGTAACAGTTTTTATGAAAAAAATGGCTAATATTGACAAAATATTAACCAATACAAAATATCATTTCTAAGCTCTAGACTATATTTTTAAAGGCTTGTTAATGAAGTGATAATATAATTTAAAAAAATATAACAAAAGCTAATGACAGCGCTGTCATTAGTGTGTAGTATTTAATGAACATATAAAAATATAAACGCCAAGTCATACTCGACTGACACGTTTCTGATTTTTGACAAGAGGCAATAATGGAAAGCAACAATAATCAGCTCTATTTAGGTATTGATGGTGGTGGCAGCAAGTGTAAAGCTATTATCATGAATGCAGATATGCAAGTGCTAGGAGAGGGGATCTCAGGCGCTGCTAATCCATTTCATAATTTAGAAAGAGCTCAACGTTCAGTTGAAAATGCTGCAGAATTAGCTCTAGAAAATGCTGGTTTAGACATTGCCACTAAAAAGAGTTTAATTGCTGGCGTTGGTTTAGCTGGTGTTAACTTACCGAAATATTTTGCCTTAATGAATGCATGGCAACATCCATTTAAATCTATGCATTTAGCGACAGATCTTCATATTGCTTGTTTAGGTGCCCATGGTGGTAACGATGGTGCGATTATGATCACCGGTACTGGTTCGTGCGGTTATGTGACGGTTAACGGTGAACAGCTAATTATTGGCGGTCATGGCTTTCCACATGGTGATATTTGCAGTGGTGCTTGGTTGGGTTTTAAGGCCGTTGAGCATGTTTTATTGAGTCTTGATGGTGTTATTGAGCCAACAGTATTAACCAATAAGATATTAACTCTGCTTGATTGTCATGATGCCAGCACTCTTATAGAAACTATTGCGGGTAATAATGCAACCTATTACGCAAAACTGGCTATTAGTGTTTTTGATGCTGCTGACAATGGTGATGCGGTAGCAATCGATATTATTAATCAAGGTTGCCAATACTTTTCCGCTGTTTATAAAAAGCTTAAAGCCAAAGGCGATGTGCCTTTATCTCTGATCGGTGGATTAAAACCACGCTTAATGGAGTGGTTAAACAGCGATATTGCCAAGCAGATCCAAGAACCTCAAAATCCGCCAGAAGTAGGCGCGGTATTATTTGCTAGGCAGCAAAGCGGTTTGTAATTAATCGCAATAGAAAAACACAAAGTACTTATTTTTTAATTTAAATTTATTCGTTCAGGTAACACTATGACCACATTAATGGAACAAGAAGCTAAGCAAACACCACAAGTGATCGCTGAGCAAATCAAATCAAATGCTGAAGTGGCATCAAAAATCGGTAATAAGCTAATCGAAAATGACCCGAAAATGGTGATGATTATTGGTCGTGGTTCATCTGATCACGCTGGTGTTTTTGGAAAGTATTTATTTGAAATAGAAACAGGCGTACCAACGTTTGCAGCTGCTCCATCAGTGGCTTCTGTTTATGGTAAAACTCTTAAATTATCAGGTGCGTTCGTGATTGTTATTTCGCAATCAGGCCGTAGCCCTGACATTCTATCGCAAGCTCAAATGGCTAAAGATGCGGGCGCCTATGTTGTTGCACTTGTTAACGATGAAACATCACCACTAGCAGAGCTTGTTGATGATGTATTGCCATTAAAGGCTGGTCCAGAAAATTCAGTAGCGGCGACTAAGAGTTACTTAGCAACACTTTCTGCATTGTTACAATTAACAGCATACTGGACTAAAAACCAAGAGCTTATCAGTGCATTAGATACATTACCTGCTGCACTATCGAGCGCTATCGAAGCGCCAGCTCAACTAACCGCCGAAGGCTTAGGAAATGAGCGAAACTTAGTGGTATTAGGCAGAGGTTTAGGTTTTGCAGTATCAAAAGAGATAGCGTTAAAACTTAAAGAAGTTTGTTCGATTCATGCGGAAGCATTTTCAAGTGCCGAGTTTTTACATGGCCCAGTTACGTTAGTTGCACAGAAATTGACCATTGTTGATTGCCACGTAATTGATGAATCTGATCAGGCTCATAGAGCGCAAGTAGAAGAAGTTAAGTCTCGTGGTGCCGATCTTATCCATTTACAACAAGTTGTAACAGATGTTCACCCACGCCTTGCTCCTTTGTTAGTATTACAACGTTTTTATTTAGACGTTGAGAAAGTAGCACTTGCCAAAGGATTTAATCCTGATGAACCACAAGGCTTAAAGAAAGTAACTAGGACTTTATAGTATGAGCAAAGCACTGCATCAAGAAACGCTGCACCTAGAAGCATTGTTTGATGGCGAAACTATGCATCACAATGTTGCCGTAACCTTTAATGAATCTAAAATTACAGCAATTGAGCCATCAGCGGAGAAAGAATTAATCGCTGGAACCATGGTTCCTGGATTTATTGATGTGCAAGTAAATGGTGGCGGCGGTGCTTTGTTTAATAGTGATCCAAGTGTTGAAGCAATTAACACTATCGGTCTTGCCCACGCAAAATTTGGTACAACTGGCTTTTTGCCAACCTTGATCACTGACAATGTTGAAGTGATGCAGAAAGCTGCTGACGCGGTAAGTATTGCAATAAAGCAACAAGAGCCAGGTGTCTTAGGTGTACATTTTGAAGGGCCGCATTTGTCGGTACCTAAAAAAGGTGTTCACAGTACTGAATTTATTCGTGCAATTAGCGACGCTGAGATGGCGGTTTTTACTCGTCAAGACTTAGGTAAAGTAGCGGTTACACTAGCACCTGAAAACGTTAATGTGACCGATATTAAAACCTTAGTTGATGCTGGTGTTCGCGTTTGCTTAGGCCATTCAAATGCCGATTTTGAGACCGTAAATAACGCTCTTAAAGCCGGCGCAACCGGTTTTACCCATCTATTTAATGCTATGTCTGCAATGCAGTCTCGGGAATTAGGTATGGTTGGTGCTGCATTGCTTGATGATAATAGTTGGTGTGGTTTAATTGTTGATGGTTATCATGTCGATTACAACGCCTGTAAAATTGCTATACGAGCGAAACAAACCGGTAAGATAATGCTAGTGACAGATGCTATGCCACCTGTTGGCACTGAAGATCAGAGCTTTCCATTTTTCGGTTCCAAAGTTATTAGAACTGGAGATAGATTAAATGCGTTAACTGGTGAATTAGCCGGTTCATGTTTAGATATGGCTGCAGCCGTTAAAAATACGGTTGAGTATGTCGGTGTTGATTTAGAAGAAGCGCTAAGAATGGCGGCATTATATCCCGCACAATTTTTACAACTTGAACGCTCGATAGGGCAGTTATCTGTTGGTGCGCAAGCCGATTTTGTTTTATTAGATAGCGAGCTAAATGTCCAGCAAACATGGATTAGCGGTAAGCAAGTTTACTAAAGCAATAAATACAGCAGTAAATAAACTAACATATAAACCATAAATGAAATAATTTAATAGCGAGCAGGTGTTCATCTCCCTATTTAGCTAGAATAAAAAACAAAAGCAAAACCAAGCAAAACAAAAAATAAAAACAAATATAAATTTATTACAGCAAGTAAAAGGCAAAATTATGACAACATCAATAGAGTCTCAATCGAAAGGAACCAGCAGTTTTGTTCCAATGGCGATTGTCGCCGGTCTATTTTTTATTCTCGGGTTTGCAACCTGGTTAAACGGCTCTTTAATGCCGTATTTAAAACAAATTTTGCAACTGACACCATTTCAAGCTTCATTAATTTTGTTCTCGTTTTATATTGCGGTAACTTTTACTGCTCTGCCTTCTGCCTGGGTTATTCGAAAGGTCGGTTATAAAACCGGCATGGCACTCGGTATGGGGGTAATGATGCTTGCAGGATTACTTTTCATTCCTGCGGCTAAAACTCAAGTATTTGCATTATTCTTATTTGCACAACTAGTGATGGGCGCGGGCCAAACATTACTGCAAACTGCGGTTAACCCTTATGTCGTTCGCATTGGTCCAGAAGAGTCTGCGGCAGCACGTGTTAGTGTTATGGGGATTCTAAACAAAGGCGCTGGTGTTGTAGCTCCTATTGTATTCACCGCACTAATTTTAGATAGCTTCAAGGATCGAGTTGGCACTGAGTTAACTCAGCTACAAATTGATGAAATGGCCAATGGTCTTATTATGCCTTATTTAGGTATGGCTATTTTCATTGGTATTTTAGCTGTGCTCGTTAAAAAGTCTCCGTTACCAGAGTTGGAAAGCGAAGAAGACGACAACGAAACTAAAGAAAAAGGTCACATTAAAGCGGCATTATCGCATCCTAACTTGGCGCTAGGTGTAGTTGCATTATTCTTCTATGTTGCCGTTGAGGTAATCGCCGGCGATACCATAGGTACCTTTGCTTTATCCTTAGGTGTTGAAAGCTATGGTGTTATGACCTCTTATACCATGGTATGTATGGTACTAGGTTATACACTTGGTATTATCACCATTCCACGGTTTATTTCGCAACCTACAGCGTTAATGATCTCCGCTATCTTAGGTTTAATTCTGACGGTACTAATTGTTATCGGTGATAACGACTCTTACGCCATTGCCAATACGTTATTAGTGCCATTTGGTGGTACTGCATTACCAGATACATTATTAATGATTGCATTTTTAGGCTTAGCCAATGCGATTGTTTGGCCGGCGGTATGGCCATTAGCCCTATCAGGTATGGGTAAGTTAACCAGTACTGGTTCAGCGTTATTGGTTATGGGTATTGCGGGTGGTGCATTTGGCCCATTATTTTGGGGTATAACCAGTTCATTAACTTCTCTTGGTCAGCAAGGTGGTTATATGGTGATGTTCCCATGTTACCTGTTTATTCTATTTTATGCGGTCAAAGGCCATAAAATGCGTAAGTGGTAATTTAAAAATTTATCTTCCCCGAGATAACTAAAAAGCCCTAGCAAAATGTTGCTAGGGCTTTTTTATACCTGTATCAGGTTCCTGAATAAGCCAGAACAATGGCCTTAACTGCATAACACTTCAGTTTAAATAATTAACCTAACATTTTGTGTCGCAGCTTACGTTATTAACCCGATAGACTCTAATGCTAATGGCGGCCAATTCATGTCGTCAAGTATATTCAAATTCAAAACTGAACAAACGTTATCGAACTTTATTATTTTCCCAACGTTTAATGCCTCAAACATAGGGATTAACAGTAACAATAAATTGGTTAACCAATTTTGTTGCTTAACACTTCTTGTTTCTTATTTTGAGTCTTATATCCGAATAATTTATGTTCTATTTTACCATTCCGTAATTTTATTTTTATCTTTGTTGTTTATTTTTTGATTTGTATTTGCATTCTTGTTAACCAATTCAGGTGGCCTTGAAGGCTTTGTTGTGACTGGGTATTGCTTGTTTTGGTGGTGTCTGAAAATTATCTATTGGTTAACCAATTGAGAATGCATTGTTAAAATAAGTATTGTAAATTGTAAGAGGTTGTAATATAAAATCATCTGACATATTGATAAGGGTATCGACATGTCAATCTAATGACGACTTAAAAAATAAACTGAAATTACAATAATCAATCAGGTCTCACGGGGAAATAAAATGAAACTTAATAAAATAAGTTCACTATTTAGCGTAACTAAATATGCTAATAAGAATACAATGCTTTTTGGTACTGCATTAACAGCAATGTTATCAACGGCAGCATTAGCAGCAGAAGAACAAGCGCCAACTTCAGTCGATGAAGACATCGAAGTAATCGAAGTCACTGGTATGTTAGGAAGTATGAAAGCTGCGGCACTTCGAAAGCGCACTGATAGCCGAATTTCCGATGGTATTGTGGCAGAAGATATTGGTAAACTGCCAGACAATAACATTGCTGAAGCCCTACAACGTATTACAGGTGTTTCGATAAACACCGACTTTGGTGTAGGTGATAGTGTTTCGATTCGAGGCTTACCTCAAAATCGCGTGGAGTTAAATGGTCGTTCTACAATAGGCGATTCTCGTGGTGGTATTAGCCTTCAAGATTTCCCTTCTAGTTTCCTAAAAGCTGTTGAAGTTGTTAAATCACCAACAGCAGATATGATTGAAGGTGCTTTGGGTGGTACAGTCAGCTTGCAAACAGTTCGACCATTGGAGTTAGATGGTTTAACTGGAGCATTTTCACTTGATGGTGAGTATGCCGATAAAACAGAAAACTGGGCGCCGATATTTAGTGGTTCAATTGGTAATAATTGGGACTTAGGTGATGCCGGTACTTTTGGTGCGTTAGTTATGCTTTCATATCAAGACCGTGAAATCCGTCAAGATCAGTTTATGAGCCGTGTTTCGCCGATTCCTGGACCAGCGGGTGACTTGGCTGTTGGAGGTGGTAATACTTCAAGTAAAAATTATACATTACGAGATCAACATACAGTAGAGCAGTACCTAGAGCAACGCGAGCGTACAGCAGTCAATTTATCACTTCAATGGGCTCCGCAGTCTGGTGATGGGATGGTTTATCTAGACTTAAATACTACTGAACGTGAAGGCTCACAGGCTGGTAGTTCAGTTCTTGCTGTTGGTGGCGGTTTAGATGCTACCGATACAGGCATAACTCAAAACGGTAGTGGCGCATTAAACAACTTCTCTTTAGATAATGATTTTGCAATTCCTAAAACTTATAGTGACTTCCGTGAAACTGAAGCTTATTCACATGCGTTAGGTGGTGAATGGACTCTTACAGATGATGTTAAAATTTCAGGCGAAGTAGCAGTAGCGTCTTCAGAAAGTTATAGACCTGATGCTGAGTTTACCTTACGTCCAATCCAAAAATCTCTTTTTGATGGGACGTCAGATTCATTAACAAATAATGTATACACTGGTGAGTTCTCTCAATCAGGCGATAAACTTCCTAGTATTATTCACTCTGTTCCAGATGCATATACTAGCGAACAAGACCTAGCCCTACGTACATTCAAGTATGAAGAAAAATTGACAGATAATGAAGAGACAGCAATACGATTCGATATTGATATTGCTGATCCACTTGGCTTTGATTGGTTATCATCTTTGAAGTCAGGCGTTCGCGTTACCGAACGCGAATATAGCTATCGTCAATATAAAGAAGAAATCAAAGATATTTATAAGAATGCAAAAAATCCAGACGATTCATTAGCGACAGTTTGGATTGATGATTACAACTCAGCATTTCCTGGAAGCTTCTCAGTATTGAGCCATGAACATGCATTCGATCAGCTTGGAAAATCAGGTCAAAACGATTTATTAAAATATCAAGCGTATAATGGTTTAGATAATGCGCAAAATGTTTATAGTGAACTTCAACAACTATTAGCTGGAACTAGCCTTGCTACTACTGGCAGCCTAGCAGATAATCTAGAAGAAAGTTTAGGGTCTTATAGAGATATTACAGAAGATACACGAGCAGTTTATCTATCTGCATACTTAGACTTCGATAGTGTAACTGCCGTAGTTGGTGG is from Thalassotalea crassostreae and encodes:
- the nagA gene encoding N-acetylglucosamine-6-phosphate deacetylase, translating into MSKALHQETLHLEALFDGETMHHNVAVTFNESKITAIEPSAEKELIAGTMVPGFIDVQVNGGGGALFNSDPSVEAINTIGLAHAKFGTTGFLPTLITDNVEVMQKAADAVSIAIKQQEPGVLGVHFEGPHLSVPKKGVHSTEFIRAISDAEMAVFTRQDLGKVAVTLAPENVNVTDIKTLVDAGVRVCLGHSNADFETVNNALKAGATGFTHLFNAMSAMQSRELGMVGAALLDDNSWCGLIVDGYHVDYNACKIAIRAKQTGKIMLVTDAMPPVGTEDQSFPFFGSKVIRTGDRLNALTGELAGSCLDMAAAVKNTVEYVGVDLEEALRMAALYPAQFLQLERSIGQLSVGAQADFVLLDSELNVQQTWISGKQVY
- a CDS encoding TonB-dependent receptor produces the protein MKLNKISSLFSVTKYANKNTMLFGTALTAMLSTAALAAEEQAPTSVDEDIEVIEVTGMLGSMKAAALRKRTDSRISDGIVAEDIGKLPDNNIAEALQRITGVSINTDFGVGDSVSIRGLPQNRVELNGRSTIGDSRGGISLQDFPSSFLKAVEVVKSPTADMIEGALGGTVSLQTVRPLELDGLTGAFSLDGEYADKTENWAPIFSGSIGNNWDLGDAGTFGALVMLSYQDREIRQDQFMSRVSPIPGPAGDLAVGGGNTSSKNYTLRDQHTVEQYLEQRERTAVNLSLQWAPQSGDGMVYLDLNTTEREGSQAGSSVLAVGGGLDATDTGITQNGSGALNNFSLDNDFAIPKTYSDFRETEAYSHALGGEWTLTDDVKISGEVAVASSESYRPDAEFTLRPIQKSLFDGTSDSLTNNVYTGEFSQSGDKLPSIIHSVPDAYTSEQDLALRTFKYEEKLTDNEETAIRFDIDIADPLGFDWLSSLKSGVRVTEREYSYRQYKEEIKDIYKNAKNPDDSLATVWIDDYNSAFPGSFSVLSHEHAFDQLGKSGQNDLLKYQAYNGLDNAQNVYSELQQLLAGTSLATTGSLADNLEESLGSYRDITEDTRAVYLSAYLDFDSVTAVVGGRYIETDLESSVFLNDEKITGKHEYDDFLPSLNVTYNATDNTLVRFAAAKVMRRADFGQLSPAFDIDNSYVKATQGSIDLDPYRATQFDLSIEHYFGAGNLVSFAVFYKDVESFLNNTNTCRADASVAANQNVTEWQSVCILDAVGEDNQDMVFLSTADGLTDAQGFAAVDLLRQNNLTGVDTAKDTNGENGTIEGFEVGYQQIFDFLPGAFSGLGISANYTYADSEQPNGNPLLDISENTYNLQLFWEYEGLAARLAYNYRDGFLDTENEKRVIAIDGGANNPVPEDSIAGNNYRDDRGQLDASASWNINEHFTVVANATNLTGEASIFKDELGNNWKYTEADRRYTIGVRAKF
- the nagB-II gene encoding glucosamine-6-phosphate deaminase NagB-II; this translates as MTTLMEQEAKQTPQVIAEQIKSNAEVASKIGNKLIENDPKMVMIIGRGSSDHAGVFGKYLFEIETGVPTFAAAPSVASVYGKTLKLSGAFVIVISQSGRSPDILSQAQMAKDAGAYVVALVNDETSPLAELVDDVLPLKAGPENSVAATKSYLATLSALLQLTAYWTKNQELISALDTLPAALSSAIEAPAQLTAEGLGNERNLVVLGRGLGFAVSKEIALKLKEVCSIHAEAFSSAEFLHGPVTLVAQKLTIVDCHVIDESDQAHRAQVEEVKSRGADLIHLQQVVTDVHPRLAPLLVLQRFYLDVEKVALAKGFNPDEPQGLKKVTRTL
- the nagP gene encoding N-acetylglucosamine MFS transporter NagP, encoding MTTSIESQSKGTSSFVPMAIVAGLFFILGFATWLNGSLMPYLKQILQLTPFQASLILFSFYIAVTFTALPSAWVIRKVGYKTGMALGMGVMMLAGLLFIPAAKTQVFALFLFAQLVMGAGQTLLQTAVNPYVVRIGPEESAAARVSVMGILNKGAGVVAPIVFTALILDSFKDRVGTELTQLQIDEMANGLIMPYLGMAIFIGILAVLVKKSPLPELESEEDDNETKEKGHIKAALSHPNLALGVVALFFYVAVEVIAGDTIGTFALSLGVESYGVMTSYTMVCMVLGYTLGIITIPRFISQPTALMISAILGLILTVLIVIGDNDSYAIANTLLVPFGGTALPDTLLMIAFLGLANAIVWPAVWPLALSGMGKLTSTGSALLVMGIAGGAFGPLFWGITSSLTSLGQQGGYMVMFPCYLFILFYAVKGHKMRKW